A genomic stretch from Larimichthys crocea isolate SSNF chromosome XXII, L_crocea_2.0, whole genome shotgun sequence includes:
- the LOC113744362 gene encoding olfactory receptor 24-like, giving the protein MSFLRTVFNDSVIIHPPGFYIIGFETFPNINVYFIFLALVYVVTVLFNTLVIYVIAFNNCLHTPKFLAVVNLAVIDVLLNTSTIPNMIKTFLFKDNFIPFNLCLLQMFVYYSVIPLESYALAILAYDRLIAICFPLRQNSVNTVQSMLCIVGLTWVYCLGVMAFATAIMTRLSFCNSVRVFSYFCDYAPVFRLACNDYTLQWSVASHFSMVNLMCPFSFIVLSYGSILVTVFRMKSVSSRMKALATCVEHLVLVAVFYIPIFSIFLLGLYVRSIDPDQRVLSLSLASCIPPCVNPIVYSLKTKEIKVRALALVRINKIVTQKRINKAQK; this is encoded by the coding sequence ATGTCTTTTCTTAGGACTGTTTTCAACGACTCTGTCATCATTCATCCTCCAGGATTCTATATCATCGGATTTGAGACATTCCCTAACATCAATGTCTACTTCATCTTTCTAGCATTAGTTTATGTGGTTACTGTGCTGTTCAATACTTTGGTGATCTATGTAATTGCCTTTAATAATTGTTTACACACTCCAAAGTTTCTGGCTGTGGTCAACCTTGCAGTAATTGATGTACTCTTAAACACAAGCACTATTCCCAACATGATAAAGACTTTCCTCTTTAAGGATAACTTCATTCCATTCAACCTTTGTCTGTTACAAATGTTTGTATATTACTCTGTTATTCCTCTGGAGTCATATGCACTCGCTATACTTGCCTATGACCGCTTGATTGCAATTTGTTTCCCTCTGCGACAGAACTCAGTCAACACAGTACAGAGCATGTTGTGTATTGTCGGTCTGACTTGGGTTTACTGTCTGGGAGTAATGGCATTTGCAACAGCTATCATGACTCGACTGTCTTTTTGTAATTCTGTCAGAGTGTTCAGCTATTTCTGTGACTATGCTCCTGTGTTTAGACTCGCCTGTAATGATTACACACTGCAGTGGTCTGTGGCTTCACATTTTAGCATGGTGAATCTGATGTGTCCCTTTTCTTTCATAGTCCTGTCTTATGGCAGCATCCTGGTGACTGTGTTCAGGATGAAATCAGTAAGCAGTAGGATGAAAGCTCTGGCAACTTGTGTTGAGCATCTAGTCCTTGTTGCTGTATTTTACATTCCtatatttagcatttttttgCTCGGGCTTTATGTGCGATCCATTGACCCGGACCAGCGTGTGCTGAGTCTGTCACTGGCCTCCTGCATCCCACCCTGTGTCAATCCTATTGTCTATTCTTTGAAAACCAAAGAGATCAAAGTTAGAGCCTTAGCACTggtaagaataaataaaattgtcACACAAAAAAGGATTAATAAAGCACAGAAATAG
- the coa4 gene encoding cytochrome c oxidase assembly factor 4 homolog, mitochondrial — MASPSPHDRSRKEDVDEDDPVEQMISRTGCAELHYAVQECMAEHQDWRACQSQVQTFKDCMMNFQNARKEQLRKQRLSSTQSAAS; from the coding sequence ATGGCGTCTCCGTCGCCGCACGATCGCAGCCGCAAAGAAGACGTCGACGAAGATGACCCCGTTGAACAGATGATATCCCGCACTGGCTGTGCTGAGCTACACTACGCTGTGCAGGAGTGCATGGCTGAACACCAGGACTGGCGAGCGTGCCAGAGCCAGGTCCAGACTTTCAAAGACTGCATGATGAATTTCCAAAACGCCCGGAAAGAACAGCTGAGGAAGCAGCGTTTGAGCTCAACTCAGTCTGCAGCCAGCTGA
- the LOC113744407 gene encoding radial spoke head 14 homolog, translating to MMTGVSLLGHILSHRSTNIHREAADALMALRDGKEQVCEQNLLPVLVGLLQHEDLEVQVNAIIMFTVTITTGTHSKINQYNR from the exons ATGATG ACAGGCGTCTCTTTGCTGGGCCACATCCTCTCCCATCGCTCCACCAACATCCACAGGGAGGCGGCCGACGCCCTGATGGCCCTCAG GGACGGGAAGGAGCAGGTGTGTGAGCAGAACTTACTTCCTGTCCTGGTGGGTCTGCTGCAGCATGAAGACCTGGAGGTTCAGGTGAACGCCATCATCATGTTCACTGTGACCATCACCACAGGTACACACTCGAAGATCAATCAATACAACAGATAA